In the genome of Girardinichthys multiradiatus isolate DD_20200921_A chromosome 7, DD_fGirMul_XY1, whole genome shotgun sequence, one region contains:
- the il17d gene encoding interleukin-17D isoform X1, which produces MQRRICVLLLLPLVLLPAWPSLPASVRKKASRTRPCLDLPEEVLEQMFGRLSVGVMSAFRHALQLEPRDKLNLTCPTAAPTLTDTKTRLPVNLRSISPWAYRISYDLNRYPRYIPEAYCLCKGCLVGPYGEESQQYRSTLVYAPSVILRRTGSCVGGRHSYSEIYVSVAVGCTCVPLMEKERDGRSSNKSLEGGKPKARKMFSPGKKA; this is translated from the exons ATGCAGCGTCGGATCTgcgtcctgctgctgctgccgttGGTGCTGCTGCCAGCCTGGCCGTCTCTGCCGGCCAGCGTTCGGAAGAAAGCCAGCAGGACTCGACCTTGTCTGGACCTGCCTGAGGAGGTTTTGGAGCAGATGTTCGGAAGGCTCTCGGTGGGGGTGATGAGCGCCTTCCGCCACGCTCTGCAGCTGGAGCCCCGGGATAAACTTAACCTCACCTGCCCGACCGCAGCGCCGACCCTGACCGACACTAAGACCCGCCTCCCGGTCAACCTGCGGAGCATCTCCCCCTGGGCTTACAG AATCTCGTATGACCTCAACAGATATCCCCGCTACATCCCTGAGGCCTACTGCCTGTGTAAGGGCTGCCTGGTCGGGCCGTACGGGGAGGAGAGCCAGCAGTACCGCAGCACTCTGGTCTATGCTCCCTCCGTCATACTGAGGAGAACTGGCTCCTGTGTAGGTGGACGGCACTCCTACTCTGAGATCTACGTCTCTGTGGCCGTGGGATGCACCTGTGTGCCTCTGATGGAGAAAGAACGAGATGGTCGGAGCAGCAACAAGAGCCTAGAGGGAGGAAAGCCCAAAGCTAGAAAGATGTTCTCTCCTGGGAAGAAAGCCTGA
- the eef1akmt1 gene encoding EEF1A lysine methyltransferase 1 has product MSDIDDDVPTLSAHTLAALQEFYHETRTRPDQDRMESDPFAVGAVEEDWRMSQFWYNDETAALLAEEVVREAGEGGRIACVSAPSVYQKLKQGVVDGSDRVSAFVLEYDRRFATYADDFIFYDYNEPLSFPSSVAPQSFDIVLADPPYLSEECLSKVAKTIKYLSKGKVLLCTGAIMENVAKELLDVKMCSFLPKHNRNLSNEFRCFINYPSSLLWS; this is encoded by the exons ATGAGTGACATTGATGACGACGTTCCTACTCTGTCCGCTCACACTCTGGCTGCCCTGCAGGAGTTTTACCACGAGACCAGGACCCGTCCTGATCAGGATAGGATGGAGTCGGACCCGTTTGCTGTGGGAGCAGTGGAGGAGGATTGG CGGATGAGCCAGTTCTGGTACAATGACGAGACGGCGGCACTGTTGGCAGAGGAGGTCGTCCGAGAAGCCggagagggaggcag GATAGCATGCGTGAGCGCGCCCAGTGTGTACCAGAAGCTGAAGCAGGGCGTGGTGGACGGGTCCGACAGGGTGTCGGCCTTCGTGTTGGAGTATGACCGCCGCTTCGCCACCTACGCAGACGACTTCATCTTCTACGACTACAACGAGCCGCTGTCCTTCCCCTCCAGCGTGGCTCCGCAGAGCTTCGACATTGTCCTTGCAGACCCGCCTTACCTGTCTGAGGAGTGTCTGAGCAAAGTGGCCAAAACCATCAAGTACCTGAGCAAAGGCAAAGTGCTGCTCTGCACAG GAGCCATCATGGAGAACGTTGCCAAAGAACTGCTGGACGTAAAAATGTGCAGCTTTTTGCCCAAACACAACAGGAACTTGTCCAATGAGTTCAGATGTTTCATCAACTATCCTTCCAGCCTACTGTGGAGCTGA
- the il17d gene encoding interleukin-17D isoform X2, with amino-acid sequence MQRRICVLLLLPLVLLPAWPSLPASVRKKASRTRPCLDLPEEVLEQMFGRLSVGVMSAFRHALQLEPRDKLNLTCPTAAPTLTDTKTRLPVNLRSISPWAYRYPRYIPEAYCLCKGCLVGPYGEESQQYRSTLVYAPSVILRRTGSCVGGRHSYSEIYVSVAVGCTCVPLMEKERDGRSSNKSLEGGKPKARKMFSPGKKA; translated from the exons ATGCAGCGTCGGATCTgcgtcctgctgctgctgccgttGGTGCTGCTGCCAGCCTGGCCGTCTCTGCCGGCCAGCGTTCGGAAGAAAGCCAGCAGGACTCGACCTTGTCTGGACCTGCCTGAGGAGGTTTTGGAGCAGATGTTCGGAAGGCTCTCGGTGGGGGTGATGAGCGCCTTCCGCCACGCTCTGCAGCTGGAGCCCCGGGATAAACTTAACCTCACCTGCCCGACCGCAGCGCCGACCCTGACCGACACTAAGACCCGCCTCCCGGTCAACCTGCGGAGCATCTCCCCCTGGGCTTACAG ATATCCCCGCTACATCCCTGAGGCCTACTGCCTGTGTAAGGGCTGCCTGGTCGGGCCGTACGGGGAGGAGAGCCAGCAGTACCGCAGCACTCTGGTCTATGCTCCCTCCGTCATACTGAGGAGAACTGGCTCCTGTGTAGGTGGACGGCACTCCTACTCTGAGATCTACGTCTCTGTGGCCGTGGGATGCACCTGTGTGCCTCTGATGGAGAAAGAACGAGATGGTCGGAGCAGCAACAAGAGCCTAGAGGGAGGAAAGCCCAAAGCTAGAAAGATGTTCTCTCCTGGGAAGAAAGCCTGA